Proteins from a single region of Esox lucius isolate fEsoLuc1 chromosome 13, fEsoLuc1.pri, whole genome shotgun sequence:
- the LOC109616473 gene encoding uncharacterized protein LOC109616473, translating into MSEGQMDADVRTSDYDGDSSASTIILEQLPNRASTPVQHQNSSDEANDLSDSQKTQVRHYKTLQEMYKSTKPHKAAITHMLDLEFESRRRFIISDVLKEQDRPTKVLEAYPCFREVDHVLDELWRIIQPTNLRYISEVKDRWDSFYKKVQFYGVMKKAMKPPKTLNGENKAPMAGLPILVISGKCQSSWTLLGCEHRSHQRTSDPHASLIESVSDSLLSSYSGLSPGISSMLLRLYWVTQQIL; encoded by the exons ATGTCAGAAGGCCAAATGGATGCAGATGTTAGAACCAGTGACTACGATGGAGATTCCAGTGCATCAACCATTATTCTGGAACAGTTACCTAATAGAGCCAGCACCCCAGTACAACACCAGAATAGCAGTGATGAAGCAA ATGACCTCTCGGACAGCCAGAAAACCCAGGTGAGACACTACAAGACTCTCCAAGAAATGTACAAGTCTACGAAGCCGCACAAAGCTGCAATAACTCATATGCTGGACCTGGAGTTCGAATCTCGAAGACGCTTCATTATCTCAGATGTTTTAAAGGAGCAAGACAGACCGACAAAGGTTCTTGAGGCTTACCCATGTTTCAGAGAAGTGGATCAT GTCCTGGATGAACTCTGGAGAATTATTCAACCAACCAATTTGCGGTACATCTCTGAGGTGAAGGACAGATGGGATAGCTTCTATAAAAAGGTCCAGTTTTATGGTGTCATGAAGAAAGCCATGAAGCCTCCAAAAACTTTGAATGGAG agaacaaggCACCAATGGCAggcctgccaattctggtgatctctggcaaatgccaatcgagctggaCGTTGCTGGGCTGCGAGCACAGGTCCCACCAGAGGACATCTGACCCTCATGCCTCCCTCATAGAGTCTGTTtcagacagtttg ctctcctcgtatAGCGGCctatctcctggtatctcctccatgctcttgagactctACTGGGTGACACAGCAAATCCTGTGA